In Hahella sp. KA22, one genomic interval encodes:
- a CDS encoding HlyD family secretion protein, with translation MNSELQRESQKKWIRFLVPALLLAAAGFAYMAYQPDSLPDSIARGNGRLEAQEIDVATKLPGRVEEVLVEEGEMVKAGQVLARINVDDLQAELRQAQATLRQVQESAKYAEAVVDQYESELSFAEKELTRSTQLSQKGHVSAEKLDLDKTSKLRAEAALKAARIKVVEAQAAIEAAQAAIERLHANIAESELKAPIDARVLYRLAEPGEVLGSGGKVLALLDLTDVYMTIFLPTYQAGVLSVGADARVVVDALPDLRIPARVSYVAPRAQFTPKQVETQTEREKLMFRVKVKIDPDLLKAHQEKVKTGVTGVAFVKLEDAADWPDDLQVRLQ, from the coding sequence ATGAACAGCGAATTGCAGCGCGAATCGCAGAAAAAATGGATCAGGTTTCTGGTTCCGGCGCTATTGCTGGCGGCGGCCGGATTCGCCTACATGGCCTACCAGCCGGACAGTCTACCGGACTCCATCGCCCGGGGAAATGGGCGTCTGGAAGCGCAGGAGATTGATGTCGCGACAAAGCTGCCGGGACGGGTTGAGGAAGTCCTGGTGGAAGAGGGGGAAATGGTGAAAGCCGGGCAAGTGCTGGCGCGCATCAATGTGGACGATCTGCAGGCGGAGTTGCGTCAGGCCCAGGCTACGCTGCGGCAGGTGCAGGAATCCGCCAAGTACGCGGAAGCGGTGGTGGATCAATATGAAAGTGAGTTGAGCTTTGCGGAAAAGGAGCTGACTCGTTCTACTCAGTTGAGTCAGAAAGGCCACGTCTCTGCAGAGAAACTGGACCTGGACAAGACCTCCAAGCTCCGGGCTGAAGCCGCACTGAAGGCCGCCCGCATTAAGGTGGTGGAAGCACAGGCGGCGATTGAAGCTGCGCAAGCGGCCATTGAGCGCCTGCACGCTAATATCGCCGAATCCGAGTTGAAAGCGCCTATCGACGCCCGGGTGCTCTATCGGTTGGCGGAACCGGGAGAGGTGCTGGGTTCTGGCGGCAAGGTGCTGGCGTTGTTGGACCTGACCGACGTCTACATGACGATTTTTCTTCCTACGTATCAGGCTGGCGTGTTGTCAGTAGGCGCGGATGCGCGAGTAGTGGTCGACGCCTTGCCGGACTTGCGTATTCCCGCCAGGGTTTCTTATGTGGCGCCCCGAGCGCAATTCACGCCCAAGCAGGTGGAGACGCAGACGGAGCGTGAGAAACTGATGTTCCGGGTGAAAGTGAAAATTGATCCTGACTTGCTGAAAGCGCATCAGGAAAAAGTCAAAACCGGGGTTACCGGCGTGGCTTTTGTGAAACTGGAAGACGCCGCCGACTGGCCGGATGACCTGCAAGTGAGGCTGCAGTGA
- a CDS encoding ABC transporter permease, with product MSTRLANIRRLGVKEIRSFLHDRALLIFVLAAFTIIVYSAATAASRELRNAPLAIVDEDQSQLSLRIANAFYPPHFKEPELISYAEVDAGMDEGRYTFVVVIPSGFQKDVMAGGSADVQVNIDATAMTQAFIGATYIRSIVTAEVNEFVSGRRDDAALPIEQNVRVMFNPNLTGYWFGGVMEIISQITLLSIILTGAALIREKEHGTLEHLLVMPLSPLEIMAAKVWSNGLVVLLGAAMSLYVVIQGVLDVPIAGSIPLFLIGVALHLFSTTSMGIFLGTVARSMPQLGLLIILVILPMQLLSGGITPRESMPDIVQYIMLAAPTTHFVSFAQAIIYRGAGFSAVWPQFLAITAIGLALFLAALGRFRKMVETTQS from the coding sequence ATGAGCACCAGATTAGCCAATATTCGCCGCCTGGGAGTGAAAGAGATTCGCAGCTTTCTGCATGATCGGGCGTTGCTGATTTTTGTTCTGGCGGCCTTCACGATCATTGTGTACAGCGCCGCGACGGCGGCCTCGCGGGAACTGCGCAACGCGCCGCTTGCAATCGTGGATGAGGATCAGAGCCAACTGTCTTTACGCATTGCGAATGCGTTTTACCCTCCGCACTTCAAAGAGCCGGAGTTGATCTCTTATGCAGAGGTGGACGCGGGAATGGATGAAGGGCGCTACACCTTTGTGGTGGTTATTCCGTCCGGTTTTCAGAAGGATGTGATGGCGGGAGGCAGTGCGGATGTACAGGTGAATATCGACGCCACCGCCATGACGCAGGCGTTCATTGGCGCTACCTACATTCGCAGTATCGTGACGGCGGAGGTGAACGAGTTCGTCAGCGGACGCCGTGATGATGCGGCGCTGCCGATAGAGCAGAATGTGCGCGTCATGTTTAACCCTAATCTGACGGGATACTGGTTCGGTGGCGTGATGGAGATTATTTCTCAGATCACACTGCTGTCGATTATTCTCACCGGCGCTGCGTTGATCCGAGAGAAAGAGCACGGCACTCTGGAGCATTTGCTGGTGATGCCGTTGTCGCCACTGGAAATCATGGCGGCGAAGGTGTGGTCTAATGGTCTGGTCGTTCTACTGGGGGCTGCCATGTCACTATATGTGGTGATTCAGGGAGTGTTGGATGTGCCGATTGCAGGGTCGATACCCTTATTTCTAATCGGCGTGGCGCTGCATCTGTTCTCCACGACATCCATGGGGATTTTCCTCGGCACGGTTGCACGTTCCATGCCGCAACTGGGACTGCTGATTATTCTGGTGATACTGCCTATGCAGTTGTTGTCCGGGGGCATCACGCCGAGGGAAAGCATGCCGGATATCGTGCAGTACATTATGTTGGCGGCGCCGACCACACACTTCGTCAGTTTTGCGCAGGCGATCATCTATCGCGGTGCCGGGTTCTCCGCGGTATGGCCTCAATTTCTCGCCATCACGGCGATTGGATTGGCCTTGTTTCTGGCGGCGCTTGGACGATTTCGGAAAATGGTGGA
- a CDS encoding Dabb family protein: MIRHFVFVKFKDSLSEADVAAMVERFAKMAEEMDEVAAFEYGPNNSPEGLTKGLEHCFNLSFATIADRDAYLPHPKHEAFKEVFVPTIADVMVFDYEVAE, encoded by the coding sequence ATGATCAGACATTTTGTATTCGTGAAGTTTAAAGACAGCCTATCCGAGGCGGATGTGGCGGCAATGGTCGAGCGTTTCGCCAAGATGGCGGAAGAAATGGACGAAGTCGCCGCATTTGAATACGGCCCCAACAATAGTCCAGAGGGACTGACCAAAGGCCTGGAGCATTGCTTCAATCTGTCCTTCGCCACTATCGCGGACCGCGACGCCTATCTTCCTCACCCCAAGCATGAAGCGTTCAAAGAGGTTTTCGTTCCAACCATCGCTGATGTCATGGTGTTCGATTACGAAGTGGCGGAATAA
- the rbbA gene encoding ribosome-associated ATPase/putative transporter RbbA, giving the protein MSSAAPVVEINGLEHRYGDLIALQTLSLNIPAGVIAGIIGPDGVGKSSLLNLISGAARIQCGSVSVLGGDISDDNVRDELSPRIAYMPQGLGKNLYFSLSVFENVDFFGRLFGLDKRERHHRINTLLRSTGLSRFRERPAGKLSGGMKQKLGLCCALIHDPDLLILDEPTTGVDPLSRRQFWRLIDELRGDAGRMSVLVSTAYMDEAERFDWLVAMDKGRILATGTPMELKTRTGAGNLDEAFIRLLPEESRKGHRELTISPWRERSSTPAIEAEGLVKRFGDFTAVDHVSFSIRQGEIFGFIGSNGCGKTTTMKMLTGLSPPTTGVVRLFGAEMASNDLSAKRNVGYMSQSFSLYAELTVRQNLMLHARIFGLDARQSETRTQELLSGFDLQAYENEFAESLPLGIRQRLSLAVAVVHKPKILILDEPTSGVDPVARDRFWEHLIQLSRQDGVTIFISTHFMNEGERCDRVSLMHAGKVLACDTPQNIVAQRQAESFEEAFVSCLTEAASEGQGAENNAGDESSTIESPSPERSKPAMARGFNMRRMLAYAHRESLEFLRDPIRLTFALLGSVILMFVLGYGVSLDVEDLAFAVYDQDQTPESRDYVQYLAGSRYFIQQPQASTYEDVDRRMRSGELSFVVEIPSGYGRDIRRGRQTGVAVWLDGAMPFRGETIKGYLSAAHYAYLGDLAIRSLGSAPALSPVNLEMRYRYNQDFRSIYAMVPAVIPMLLIFIPAILMALAVVREKELGSIVNLYVTPVTRLEFLLGKQAPYILVSMISFLLLVAQSVFFFDVPIKGSFAALSVAALLYVTATTGLGLLVSSFTRTQIAALAGTALATLVPAVQFSGMTDPVSSLEGAGAWIGSLYPTTYFLIISRGTFTKALEFADLYRYFLILAAFIPVVTVLSVLTLKKQGR; this is encoded by the coding sequence GTGAGTTCAGCTGCGCCGGTTGTCGAAATCAATGGGCTCGAACATAGATACGGCGACCTTATCGCGCTACAAACGCTGAGCCTGAATATTCCCGCCGGCGTCATCGCCGGGATCATTGGTCCCGATGGCGTCGGCAAGTCCAGTCTGTTGAATCTGATCTCCGGGGCCGCGCGCATTCAGTGCGGCTCAGTGAGCGTATTGGGCGGCGACATCAGCGACGATAATGTGCGCGATGAATTGTCCCCCCGCATCGCTTATATGCCGCAAGGGCTTGGGAAAAACCTGTACTTTTCTCTCTCTGTTTTCGAGAACGTGGACTTCTTTGGTCGCCTGTTTGGTCTGGATAAAAGGGAGCGTCATCATCGTATCAATACTTTGTTGCGCAGCACGGGTCTTAGCCGATTTCGCGAGCGGCCGGCGGGTAAGCTTTCCGGCGGCATGAAACAAAAGCTGGGTCTGTGCTGCGCCCTGATTCATGACCCGGACTTGCTGATTCTGGATGAGCCGACCACCGGCGTTGACCCATTGTCCCGTCGCCAGTTCTGGCGATTGATTGATGAGCTGCGGGGCGACGCTGGTCGCATGAGCGTGCTGGTATCCACAGCCTACATGGATGAAGCGGAGCGTTTTGACTGGCTGGTGGCGATGGATAAGGGGCGCATTCTGGCGACGGGAACGCCAATGGAATTGAAGACGCGAACCGGGGCGGGAAATCTCGATGAGGCGTTTATCCGCTTGCTGCCGGAAGAAAGCCGCAAGGGACATCGTGAGCTGACGATCTCCCCCTGGCGGGAGCGTTCGTCGACCCCCGCCATCGAAGCGGAAGGGCTGGTTAAACGCTTTGGCGATTTCACGGCGGTAGATCATGTGAGTTTCAGTATTCGTCAGGGAGAAATCTTCGGTTTTATCGGCTCTAACGGCTGCGGTAAAACCACCACGATGAAGATGCTCACCGGGTTGTCTCCACCCACTACTGGCGTCGTGCGACTGTTTGGCGCTGAAATGGCGTCGAACGACCTGTCAGCGAAGAGAAACGTGGGGTACATGTCGCAGTCGTTTTCACTCTACGCTGAGTTGACCGTGCGCCAAAACCTTATGCTGCACGCGCGTATATTTGGGCTGGATGCCCGCCAGTCGGAAACGCGAACCCAGGAACTGTTGAGCGGGTTTGATCTGCAGGCATATGAAAATGAATTTGCGGAATCTCTGCCCCTGGGGATTCGGCAGCGTCTTTCGCTGGCGGTGGCGGTCGTCCACAAGCCGAAAATTCTTATTCTGGATGAGCCCACCTCCGGCGTGGACCCGGTGGCGAGGGATCGGTTCTGGGAGCATCTTATTCAGCTTTCCCGCCAGGATGGGGTGACCATATTTATTTCCACTCACTTCATGAATGAAGGCGAGCGCTGTGACCGTGTTTCGTTGATGCACGCCGGTAAAGTATTGGCCTGCGACACACCTCAAAATATTGTGGCGCAACGTCAAGCGGAGAGCTTTGAAGAAGCGTTCGTCAGTTGCCTGACTGAAGCCGCCAGCGAGGGGCAGGGCGCTGAAAACAACGCTGGCGATGAATCTTCTACGATAGAGAGCCCGTCCCCCGAGCGCTCCAAGCCGGCCATGGCGCGAGGCTTCAATATGCGCCGAATGTTGGCCTATGCGCACCGGGAATCGCTGGAGTTTTTACGAGATCCGATTCGCCTGACGTTCGCGCTCTTAGGTTCGGTGATCTTGATGTTCGTACTGGGATACGGCGTCAGTCTGGATGTAGAGGATCTGGCGTTCGCCGTCTACGATCAGGATCAAACGCCGGAAAGCCGTGACTACGTTCAGTATCTGGCGGGATCGCGCTATTTCATTCAGCAGCCGCAGGCGTCTACCTATGAGGATGTGGATCGTCGCATGCGCAGCGGCGAACTCAGCTTCGTGGTGGAAATCCCTTCTGGGTACGGGCGCGACATACGCCGCGGACGGCAGACAGGCGTGGCGGTATGGCTGGATGGCGCCATGCCGTTCCGGGGCGAGACGATCAAAGGATATTTGTCCGCCGCCCACTACGCTTACCTTGGCGATCTCGCCATACGATCATTGGGTTCGGCGCCCGCGTTGTCTCCAGTCAATTTGGAAATGCGTTATCGATACAACCAGGATTTCCGCAGCATCTACGCCATGGTTCCCGCGGTGATACCCATGCTGCTGATTTTCATCCCCGCCATCTTGATGGCGCTGGCGGTGGTGCGGGAGAAGGAGCTGGGCTCCATCGTCAATCTGTATGTCACGCCGGTGACGCGGTTGGAGTTTCTGCTGGGCAAGCAGGCGCCATACATTCTTGTCAGTATGATCAGCTTTTTGTTACTGGTGGCGCAGTCGGTTTTTTTCTTCGATGTGCCCATCAAAGGTAGCTTCGCTGCGCTAAGCGTTGCGGCGCTGTTGTATGTCACCGCGACGACAGGGTTGGGATTGCTGGTGTCATCATTCACCCGGACCCAGATTGCCGCGTTGGCGGGGACGGCGTTGGCCACACTGGTTCCTGCGGTGCAGTTTTCCGGTATGACGGACCCGGTGTCCTCCCTGGAAGGGGCTGGAGCCTGGATCGGCAGTCTGTATCCAACTACTTACTTTCTGATTATCAGTCGGGGAACCTTCACCAAGGCGCTGGAGTTTGCGGATCTGTACCGCTATTTCCTGATTCTCGCCGCCTTCATTCCGGTGGTTACTGTGCTGTCGGTATTAACTCTGAAAAAGCAGGGGCGTTGA